The genomic interval AATTAGACGAAATATTTACCTGCCGGGTTGTTGTTGATTCTGAAGTTTACCTGCCTGCGATCTTCTCAATCAGAATTGCCCACGAAAAGATAATTCATAAAAACAGATACGAAATAGGCGCTGAGATAGTAGATGGGCATAACAATTGGAAATATATTTTCTCCTTATTAACGAATAATAAATAACCACCCCAAAGAGGGTATTTATTATATATGATAAAAAGTAGATAATATATATTGTAACACTGTATTAGTTACTTCTCAATAAGTTGCGGTAAACAACCCTCCTTGCCCCTTACTCCCTTTATTAATTGGGAATACTGTACAGTTGGCAAATTGCAGATTGTGGACAGAGGACAATAGAAATCATTATAAAACCTCAACTTATTGAGAAGGTGCCTTTATTATTGTCCATAGAGCGCACCATGCGTGGCATTGTTTTTTAGGCGTAAGGCTATAATGATATCATTTGAAAAAAGAAAATATAAAAGAATCGATTCAAATACTCGGTTGGAGCTTTATTTTGATGATACCCTCTTTAAAGCAGAGGTGATAAATCTTAGTCTCAGCGGTATATGCTGTAAAACAATAGCACGTTACAATTACTTGCCTGACAAGATACTCAATTTTGACCTTTTTATTCCAATCAATAATGAAACGTACTTAATAAAATCACACGGATTAATCGTTAGGGAAACATACTCCGCCGGAATATGTTTTTTGGCAATTTATTATAACGGTTTAATAAATGACCAAAGTAAAGATATACTTAAACGCTATATTTTTGCTTAAGAACTTAATAATTGCCCGGCTTAAAGCAAAATAAAGTATAGAAAACATTTTTCTTATATGCTTTTTCCCGTACATAGCCTATCAGTGCAATTTTGCATTTGACCCGGCCTGAGAGTTTTGGAACGAGAAAGAGCGAACGCATCTTTCATATTTCGTGCTTGTTTGATTCTGGCTTGTCCATGTTAGGTTAGGGTACTACAAAGCTTTCACGAAACACGCTGTTGTGGTAATGAGGGTGGTTTCTTCCAGAAAACGAAGACATTTTTCTCCAGACCGTGGTTCCCCAAAATAATACCCCTGAACAGCATCACAGCCTTGATTCTGTAAGTATTTAATTTGAGTCATGGTTTCTACCCCTTCAGCGACGGTGCACAAATGGAGTCCTTTTCCCATAGCTATTATGGCATTAACCAGGCAGGATTCATCTGTTTCATTTTGGATGCTCTGCATAAATGATTGGTCAATTTTAAGCGTATGAATGGGGAGTTTTTGTATGTACGATAATGATGAATATCCAATCCCAAAATCATCTATAGCAACTGTTATCGAGTGTTTATGAAGATGATTCAGTATTTGTGCCATATGTTCCAGATCGGCCATTAATATACTTTCCGTCAGTTCGATTTCCATATTTTTCCCGGGAAATTGGCATGTGTCAAGCATATGCACGAAATTTTCCACAAAAAGGGGGTTTTCAATCTGCAGGGGAGAAATATTAACAGACAGGCGAATGGTATCATGGCCCTTTTTAATCCACTCTCTGACTTCACAACATGCGTGGTGAAGAACCCAATCACCTAAATCCTCTATTAGCCTTGTTTCTTCGGCAACAGGAATAAACTCGCAAGGACGAATTTTCCCTTTTTCAGGGTGATTCCATCGAACAAGTGCCTCAAAACCAATTACCTTTCCGGTATTGATTGTTATTTGCGGTTGATAAACAATCTCAAATTCATTGTTTTTCAAAGCCCGTCTCAAATCCCTTTCCATCGCTAAATGGTGTGGGCTGGAAGTCTTCATTCCTTTATCAAAGAACTGAATCCCCTTTTTTCCCCGGCCTTTTGCCTGATACATAGCGATTTCTGCATTTTGAATAAGCTGTTCAATAGTTTCACCATGTTCCGGGAAAAAAGAAATACCGATGCTGACGTTGCCAAAAATCTCCTGATCACCAATCACAAAAGGCGCATGCATTATATCAGTAATTTTTAACGCTACCTGCCTGGTATTTTCAGGGGCGTTTATTTCCGGAAGCAGGAGCATGAATTCGTCCGCGCCAAAACGGGATAAAATATCATATTTTCGCAAACAGGATTCCAATCTCTGCGTTACCGATTGAAGCAATTGATCTCCCACTGCATGACCAAGTGAATCATTAATTATTTTGAATCTGTTCAGGTCGAGAAACAAGACCGCGACAATACAATTATTTTGCCTTGCCTTGTTTATGGCCAGCCGGCCACTTTTTTCAAAAGATGCCCGATTTGGCAATTTGGTTAATAAATCGTGGCAGGCTTGAAAGTGTATGTATTCTT from Candidatus Kuenenia stuttgartiensis carries:
- a CDS encoding PilZ domain-containing protein, with translation MISFEKRKYKRIDSNTRLELYFDDTLFKAEVINLSLSGICCKTIARYNYLPDKILNFDLFIPINNETYLIKSHGLIVRETYSAGICFLAIYYNGLINDQSKDILKRYIFA
- a CDS encoding EAL domain-containing protein, whose product is MNPPPIYQNLTAGNDFHDIHILVVDDDPGMLESVKQLLEIHRYCVTTIKGGSQACRALSATSYDLLLLDLNLNGISGYDVMNFMNDHSIKTPVIVISGNTSFASVSKAIQRGALDYIKKPYDPEELLVKIKNTTTKIQREVLNIKMQRHLKKSEVLHRYIVNNSPDIICTIDHEGRIMFINTQIENFLGYKPQELIGKLYSEIVRPEDVERLNVFVKEKIRRGSGNYPSDKIEVCLVPKENYFKSRYFELTLFPVELNLLGFQPKNGNISGDKLFGVYVIAHDMTERKEAKEYIHFQACHDLLTKLPNRASFEKSGRLAINKARQNNCIVAVLFLDLNRFKIINDSLGHAVGDQLLQSVTQRLESCLRKYDILSRFGADEFMLLLPEINAPENTRQVALKITDIMHAPFVIGDQEIFGNVSIGISFFPEHGETIEQLIQNAEIAMYQAKGRGKKGIQFFDKGMKTSSPHHLAMERDLRRALKNNEFEIVYQPQITINTGKVIGFEALVRWNHPEKGKIRPCEFIPVAEETRLIEDLGDWVLHHACCEVREWIKKGHDTIRLSVNISPLQIENPLFVENFVHMLDTCQFPGKNMEIELTESILMADLEHMAQILNHLHKHSITVAIDDFGIGYSSLSYIQKLPIHTLKIDQSFMQSIQNETDESCLVNAIIAMGKGLHLCTVAEGVETMTQIKYLQNQGCDAVQGYYFGEPRSGEKCLRFLEETTLITTTACFVKAL